Genomic DNA from Bacterioplanes sanyensis:
ACGGCGAAACCAAGCCATCATGGTTTCCATCAGGCCAATGCCGTTGTCGATAAAGATCTGTCGCACCAACTGTTGGCGCTGCTGCGACGACTTTTCCGGGAAGCACAGCTGAATATTGACGCTGGTAATGTGGCGGCGCTGATGACCAAAGCGGTGCAACACCAAACCAATCTGGCGGCCAATCCACAGTTGAGTTTTGTATGGCAGCCGCGTCATCAGGTTCAAGCAGCCAATCCCTAACCAGGTAGGCCAGTACTTGGGGTGCCATAAGGCTTTCGGCATTGCCTTAAAAAAGCCCGTCTCAGCCATTGAGCCAGTCCATATAAGCACTCACGCCTTGCTCAACACTGGCAAACGTCTCGCTATACCCCACCGCGCGCAGAGCGCTGATGTCGGCTTCGGTAAAACTCTGGTAGGCGCCTTTTAAGTGATCCGGGAAAGGTACGTATTCTTTATGCCCATTCAAGCCATGCTGCTGATGCCAAGCCAATACCGCGTCGGCAACATCGTTAAAACTCTGACAACGACCGGTACCTAGGTTAAAAATGCCGCTCTTTTCCGGGTGCTGTAAAAACCACAAATTGACTTTGACCACGTCGGCGACAAAAACAAAGTCACGGCGCTGCTCACCGTCGCCATAACCGCCACTGCCGCCAAACAGTTTGCACACGCCTGCGTCTTTTAGCTGGTTGTTAAAGTGAAACGCCACCGATGCCATAGAGCCTTTGTGCTGTTCACGAGGGCCATACACATTGAAATAACGAAAGCCCACCACTTGTGAGCCAAAGCTGTTTTGCAAACGGCGCACGTATTGGTCGAACTGCCACTTGGAGTAGCCGTATACGTTCAATGGTTTTTCATGATCGCGTGCTTCTTTGAACACCTCACTGCCACCATACACAGAGGCGCTGGAGGCATACAAAAATTGAATGCCCTTGGCCAAGCACGCATGCAGCAGCACTTTGGAATATTCGTAGTTATTGGCCATCATAAACTTGCCGTCCCACTCGGTGGTGGCTGAGCAAGCGCCTTGATGGAAAATGGCCTCGACGTTGTCGAGAATGCCATCGTCGGCTTTTACTCGGGCAAGAAAGTCGTCTTTATCGAGATAATCGGCAATGTCGCAGTCGCTGATGTTATAGAACTGTTTGCCATCGCTGAGATCGTCCACCACGATGATGTCCGTGCGACCTTGCTCATTCAGTGCTTTGACCAGGTTACTGCCAATAAAACCCGCGCCGCCGGTTACGATAATCATGCTTCACTCTCCTGAATTCGTTTCACAATGGCGGACGTTGAACAGTTGTCTTTGAAACTTAAAATGGCCACGTCACCACCATTGTCTTGCACACACTGCCCACCTGCGACCTGCTCCACAGTGTAATCGCCGCCTTTTACCAACACGTCCGGCAATACTCGGCAAATCAGTCGCTCGGGGGTGTCTTCACTAAACGGCACCACCCAATCGACGCTTTCCAGAGCGGCCAACACCGCCATGCGGTGCTCCAACGGATTAATCGGCCGGCTGTCGCCTTTTAAACGCTGCACCGATTCATCCGAGTTCACCGCCACCAATAACCGCGCACCCAATGCCTTGGCTTCTTTTAAATACTGCACATGGCCTGGGTGAATGATGTCGAAACAGCCATTGGTCATTACCAGAGTTTCACCGCGTGCCCGCGCTTCGGCGACTTGCAGCAGCAAGCTTTCCTCGTCAAACAGCCCAGCGCCCTGGTGGTGCTCACTGCGCAGCTCAGCACGCAACTCTTCGGTGCTGACCGTCGCGGTACCAAGTTTGCCGACCACAATTCCGGCTGCGGTATTGGCCAAGGCCACCGCTTGGGCCAGGCCAACGCCGGCCGCCAGCGCCGCCGCCACCACGGAAATCACCGTATCACCAGCACCGGTCACATCGAACACTTCACGCGCTCGTGTGGGCAAGTGAATAGGCTCGTCTGTAGCGGTAATCAGCGTCATGCCCTTTTCACTGCGTGTTACCAGCAGCGCATGAAGATCGTAGTCGGCGATCAGCGCACGTCCTTTTGCTACCAGGGTAGCGTCGTCCGCAGCAGGGCCAACAACGGCCTCAAATTCATTCAGGTTGGGGGTAATTAGGGTCGCGCCTCGGTAGCGCTCGAAGTCCGTACCTTTAGGGTCGATCAGTACCGGGACTTGTTGAGCACGCGCGCCTTGAATGAGTGGCTGTGGATCGGTCAATGCGCCCTTGCCGTAGTCGGACAAAATCACCGCACCCGCGCCCGTCACATTTTGCTCAAACGCGCGCTGCAACGCCGATAAGTCGGTGGCATCGAACGCTTGTTCAAAGTCCAGCCGGATGAGTTGCTGATGGCGACTCATCACCCGCAGTTTGGTGATGGTAGGCAGCAAGGGGTGGTGATGAAAGTGGCAACGTACCTGATGCTGCTGCAGCATCTCCGACAACACCCGGGCGTTGTCGTCGTTGCCGACGATGCCCAACAGCTCGACCTGCGCTCCCAAGGTGGCGAGGTTTAACGCCACGTTGCCGGCGCCGCCGGCACGATTTTCAATGTCATCAATACGCACCACAGGCACTGGGGCTTCCGGAGAAATGCGCGACGTCGGGCCCTGCCAGTAGCGGTCCAACATAACGTCGCCAAACACCAGTACGCGGCCACGGTGGAAGTCAGGAAGGGCGATATCCATGGTTACAGTCACAGCCTAATTTGGAGCGCCGCAGTCTAGCATATTGGCTTATGTGATTGTGCTACTATGCGCGCGCCCGTGAGCCGGGTAGTGTTTTGTTTATCGATTCTGTATGCGGATGTTCTGTGGCGCGTTTTTTTTACACTGTGATTTATGCCTGCTTACTGCCCTTTATGCTGGCGCGCCTCTGGTGGCGCGGACGCGTTAACCCAGGCTATCGCTTGCGCTGGCGCGAACGCTTCGGTTTTATTCCACATCGTCCCGCCGCCAATGGTTTATGGGTGCATGCGGTCTCTGTCGGCGAGACGCTGGCCGCAGCGCCATGGATAAAAGCGTTCCAGCAGCGCCACCCCAATGTTCCGGTAATTGTCACCACCACCACGCCCACTGGCTCAGAACAGGTCAAGCGCCTGTTCGGTGACCGCGTTTATCACATGTTCCTGCCCTACGATTTGCCGGGCTTTTGCTTGCGCTTTCTGCGCCAGGTGAACCCCGGCGTATTAGTGATTATGGAAACGGAGCTGTGGCCCAACCTGATTCACAGCTGCCAGCAGCAACGCGTGCCCGTGGTGTTGGCCAACGCGCGTCTGTCGGAGAAATCACAACAAGGTTATCAGCGCTTCGCTGCGCTGACTCAACCCATGCTGCAACAGCTGACCATGGTTGCGGTGCAAAACGCCATTGATGGCCAGCGCTTTATCGAACTGGGTTTGCCCAGTGATCGCTTAGAAGTCACCGGCAGCGTCAAATTCGATGTGCAAGTTGCACCACAAAACATTGCCAGTGGCCAGCAGCTGCGCCAGCAGTGGGGCCATCAGCGTCCGGTACTGGCGCTGGCATCCAGCCACGCCGGTGAAGATGAACAGCTGTTGGATTTGTACCCGCAGTTGGCAGCCAGTTGCCCAGGGCTAGTGCTGATGTTGGTACCGCGTCACCCTGAGCGTTTTGATGCCGTGGCCAATGCCGTGCATGCACGTGGCTTAAAGCTGCAACGTCGCAGCAAGGGCACGGCCTCCGATATGACCCAAGTGTATGTTGCCGACAGCATGGGGGAAATGCTGAGTCTGCTGGCTGCAGCCGACTTAGTGGTGATGGGTGGCAGCCTAATCGAGCATGGCGGCCATAATCCAATCGAGCCGGCAGCATTGGCCAAAGCTACCGTTTGCGGGCCTCACTTCACCAACTTCGCCAGTATCGTACGCACGTTAAAAGAGGCCGGTGCTCTGCACGTTTTGCCAAACGATCAACAGCAGTGGTTAGCGCACCTGCAACAGCTGCTGGCGCAGCCGCAGCAACGCTTGGCGATGGGACAAGCCGGGCAGGCAACAGTAGAAAAAAACCGTGGCGCCGTCGCGCGTTTGGTGGGGATGGTAGAAACCCTGCTGCATCGCTAGTGCAGCAGGGTATAGAGCATCAGGCTTGGTTTTGTAACCAACCGTTTAACTCGTTGATGTCACCTTCGTGCAAGGTGCCAGCGTAGAACTTCAGGTTCAGCAGATTAATGATGTAATCGTAACGCGCATTGGCGTAGTCACGCTTTGCACTAAACAGATTACGTTGCGCATCCAATACTTCCACAATATTGCGCGTACCCACTTCATAGCCGGTTTCCGTCGCTTCCAGCGCGCTTTCGGCGGAAGCAATAGCTTGTTTGCGAGCCTTAACGTTCTTCACATCCGTTTGCACCTGACGATACAAGCTGCGAATGTTTTGCTTCGCCTGACGACGCTGGCTTTCTAACTGGTAGTCTGCCGCAGCAAACTGACTGGCTGCCTGTTTGCTCTGACCGTATAACGAGCCACCGGCCAGCAGTGGCACTGACAGCTGCACACCTATCGCTGTGGAAGTGCTGTCTGTTGGATCCGCTAATGAAGGCTGATCAGCGTCTGTGTAGCTGGCCACCAGTTTGACGGTGGGCAGGTGATTAGAGCGCGTGGCATTGCGCTGCAGGCGCACACTTTCCCGATTGGATTGCGCCAGCAGGATGCCCGCGTATTTTTCCATACCACTGGAAACCCATTCACCGACATTGGCAGGTGCTGGCATCTGCATTTGCACATCGTCACGCAGGGGCGCCACATCGCTGTAGCGCTCGCCAGTCAGAACTTCCAGCGCTTCGTAGCTGATGTCCAGTGCCGCTTCCTGACCAATCAGGTTCACGGCGGTCAAATCGTACGTCGCTTGCGCTTCCAGTACTTCAGTTACCGCAATCAAGCCCACTTCGAAACGCTGCTTGGTTTGCTCTAACGACCGGCCTACGGCTTTTTCTTCTGCTTGCGCGGTGGACAAGTTTTCCTGCGCGCGCAGCACATCAAAATAGGCTTTGGCAGCACGCAGTAGCAAATCTTGCTCAGCCAGCTGCAGTTGATGTGCGGCCGCATCGTCACCCGCTCGAGCAGATTGATAGGTGTACCAACTGTTTAAATCGAATAAGGCTTGAGAGGCTTCAATCGACAGGCTATCCAAGGTGTAGTCGTTATCGACGTCCGCAGAAGCGCCGCTAACCGGGTCGATTTGCTCGCTCTCCGTGTCGAATTTGGTTTTGCTGTAGTTAAACTGCGCTTGCGGCAGCAAACCACCCCGAGCAATGGCCACGTTATAGCCGTTTGCTTCGCGTGTGGCTCGAGCCGCTGCCACCTCCGCATCGTTAGCGACGGCACGCTGATAAATGGTACTCAAGTCGGTGGCGTGAGCCATTCCAGCCATCAACATGGCCGTCGACAGGGCAAGCAGTTTTTTCATACTCAGTGCCTTAATTAG
This window encodes:
- the rfaD gene encoding ADP-glyceromanno-heptose 6-epimerase: MIIVTGGAGFIGSNLVKALNEQGRTDIIVVDDLSDGKQFYNISDCDIADYLDKDDFLARVKADDGILDNVEAIFHQGACSATTEWDGKFMMANNYEYSKVLLHACLAKGIQFLYASSASVYGGSEVFKEARDHEKPLNVYGYSKWQFDQYVRRLQNSFGSQVVGFRYFNVYGPREQHKGSMASVAFHFNNQLKDAGVCKLFGGSGGYGDGEQRRDFVFVADVVKVNLWFLQHPEKSGIFNLGTGRCQSFNDVADAVLAWHQQHGLNGHKEYVPFPDHLKGAYQSFTEADISALRAVGYSETFASVEQGVSAYMDWLNG
- a CDS encoding TolC family outer membrane protein produces the protein MKKLLALSTAMLMAGMAHATDLSTIYQRAVANDAEVAAARATREANGYNVAIARGGLLPQAQFNYSKTKFDTESEQIDPVSGASADVDNDYTLDSLSIEASQALFDLNSWYTYQSARAGDDAAAHQLQLAEQDLLLRAAKAYFDVLRAQENLSTAQAEEKAVGRSLEQTKQRFEVGLIAVTEVLEAQATYDLTAVNLIGQEAALDISYEALEVLTGERYSDVAPLRDDVQMQMPAPANVGEWVSSGMEKYAGILLAQSNRESVRLQRNATRSNHLPTVKLVASYTDADQPSLADPTDSTSTAIGVQLSVPLLAGGSLYGQSKQAASQFAAADYQLESQRRQAKQNIRSLYRQVQTDVKNVKARKQAIASAESALEATETGYEVGTRNIVEVLDAQRNLFSAKRDYANARYDYIINLLNLKFYAGTLHEGDINELNGWLQNQA
- the hldE gene encoding bifunctional D-glycero-beta-D-manno-heptose-7-phosphate kinase/D-glycero-beta-D-manno-heptose 1-phosphate adenylyltransferase HldE; this encodes MDIALPDFHRGRVLVFGDVMLDRYWQGPTSRISPEAPVPVVRIDDIENRAGGAGNVALNLATLGAQVELLGIVGNDDNARVLSEMLQQHQVRCHFHHHPLLPTITKLRVMSRHQQLIRLDFEQAFDATDLSALQRAFEQNVTGAGAVILSDYGKGALTDPQPLIQGARAQQVPVLIDPKGTDFERYRGATLITPNLNEFEAVVGPAADDATLVAKGRALIADYDLHALLVTRSEKGMTLITATDEPIHLPTRAREVFDVTGAGDTVISVVAAALAAGVGLAQAVALANTAAGIVVGKLGTATVSTEELRAELRSEHHQGAGLFDEESLLLQVAEARARGETLVMTNGCFDIIHPGHVQYLKEAKALGARLLVAVNSDESVQRLKGDSRPINPLEHRMAVLAALESVDWVVPFSEDTPERLICRVLPDVLVKGGDYTVEQVAGGQCVQDNGGDVAILSFKDNCSTSAIVKRIQESEA
- the waaA gene encoding lipid IV(A) 3-deoxy-D-manno-octulosonic acid transferase, which codes for MARFFYTVIYACLLPFMLARLWWRGRVNPGYRLRWRERFGFIPHRPAANGLWVHAVSVGETLAAAPWIKAFQQRHPNVPVIVTTTTPTGSEQVKRLFGDRVYHMFLPYDLPGFCLRFLRQVNPGVLVIMETELWPNLIHSCQQQRVPVVLANARLSEKSQQGYQRFAALTQPMLQQLTMVAVQNAIDGQRFIELGLPSDRLEVTGSVKFDVQVAPQNIASGQQLRQQWGHQRPVLALASSHAGEDEQLLDLYPQLAASCPGLVLMLVPRHPERFDAVANAVHARGLKLQRRSKGTASDMTQVYVADSMGEMLSLLAAADLVVMGGSLIEHGGHNPIEPAALAKATVCGPHFTNFASIVRTLKEAGALHVLPNDQQQWLAHLQQLLAQPQQRLAMGQAGQATVEKNRGAVARLVGMVETLLHR